The following proteins are co-located in the Trichocoleus sp. FACHB-46 genome:
- a CDS encoding SDR family oxidoreductase, with protein sequence MSYPCPLAEQVVLITGASTGIGAALARVLAAKFFGIRLVLAARSAEKLEIVATECRKAGAEVLAVPTDIAQIEQGQALAQTAIDKFGRVDALVNNAGYGQMGPLEMVPAPATRRQFEVNLLGPLALTQALIPVMRHQGGGRIINISSLGGRLAFPFGGLYSASKFALEGLSDALRMELEPFNIQVSVVEPGPVSTDFFGVVATAVEEAVPDPQNTPYRAAFEKLKKLEQQTSSRAWSAERVADVIIQALSDRRPRPRYLAATGGGILLFLMTKLLPTWAVDKFWQRFYGIDRVAKDWQSRQK encoded by the coding sequence ATGTCTTATCCTTGTCCGCTTGCCGAACAAGTCGTTCTGATTACCGGGGCTTCCACCGGAATTGGCGCGGCTTTGGCACGAGTTTTAGCTGCAAAGTTTTTCGGTATTCGACTGGTGTTAGCCGCTCGCAGCGCCGAAAAGCTAGAAATTGTCGCTACGGAGTGCCGCAAAGCTGGAGCTGAGGTTTTGGCGGTTCCTACGGATATTGCTCAAATTGAACAAGGACAGGCATTGGCCCAAACAGCGATCGACAAGTTTGGCCGAGTTGATGCTCTAGTGAATAATGCTGGCTATGGTCAGATGGGCCCCCTGGAGATGGTTCCTGCCCCCGCCACTCGTCGCCAGTTTGAGGTCAATTTGCTCGGTCCCTTGGCCTTAACCCAAGCCCTAATTCCGGTCATGCGGCATCAAGGCGGGGGCCGCATCATCAACATCAGCTCTCTCGGCGGGCGCTTGGCGTTTCCCTTTGGCGGTCTCTATAGCGCTTCCAAGTTTGCCCTAGAAGGGTTGAGTGATGCTCTCCGGATGGAACTGGAGCCGTTCAATATTCAAGTCAGTGTGGTGGAGCCTGGACCTGTCAGCACTGACTTTTTTGGCGTGGTAGCGACGGCAGTCGAGGAAGCAGTTCCCGATCCCCAGAACACGCCTTACCGCGCGGCTTTCGAGAAGCTGAAAAAGCTAGAGCAACAAACCAGCAGTCGCGCTTGGAGTGCAGAGCGAGTGGCTGACGTAATTATTCAAGCACTGAGCGATCGCCGTCCTCGGCCTCGTTACCTAGCGGCTACGGGTGGGGGCATTTTGCTGTTTCTCATGACTAAACTTTTACCGACTTGGGCTGTCGATAAATTCTGGCAGCGTTTCTATGGCATTGACCGTGTGGCGAAAGACTGGCAGAGTCGGCAGAAATAA
- a CDS encoding YqiA/YcfP family alpha/beta fold hydrolase, translating into MIAASPHYIYLHGFASSPRSTKAQDLRDRFQALGIELIIPDLNQPDFTDLTLTRQLQQVSALLPADSTPVTLIGSSFGGLTAAWAAEGQPQIQRLVLLAPAFQFLDHWLPRLGAAQVERWQAEQYLSVYHYGEERSLPLNYEFIRDAARYPTAQLRRPIPTLVLHGRADDVIPIQASQQFAAQRSWVEMIELESDHALINVSEQIWITIQRFCQLKP; encoded by the coding sequence ATGATTGCTGCGTCGCCTCATTACATTTACCTGCATGGCTTTGCCTCCAGCCCTCGTTCTACGAAAGCCCAAGATCTCCGCGATCGCTTCCAAGCGCTAGGCATTGAGCTAATAATCCCCGACTTGAATCAACCAGACTTTACCGATTTAACCCTAACCAGACAACTGCAACAGGTCTCAGCGTTACTCCCGGCAGATTCTACCCCTGTCACCTTAATTGGCTCTAGTTTCGGAGGTTTAACAGCAGCTTGGGCCGCTGAGGGGCAACCTCAGATTCAACGCTTGGTTTTACTGGCTCCAGCATTTCAGTTTTTAGACCACTGGCTACCGCGCTTAGGAGCCGCTCAAGTAGAACGCTGGCAAGCTGAGCAGTATTTATCGGTCTACCACTATGGCGAAGAGCGATCGCTACCCCTCAACTATGAATTCATTCGCGATGCGGCCCGATACCCAACAGCCCAACTGCGACGCCCTATTCCTACGTTGGTCTTACATGGCCGTGCCGATGATGTGATCCCGATCCAAGCTAGTCAACAGTTTGCAGCCCAGCGATCGTGGGTTGAGATGATAGAGCTAGAGAGCGATCATGCCCTTATCAACGTCAGCGAGCAGATATGGATCACTATTCAAAGGTTTTGCCAACTCAAGCCCTAG
- a CDS encoding succinate--CoA ligase subunit beta translates to MDLLEYQAKELFREMGIPVLSSQRIDHPKDLKGLKIPYPVVLKSQVRAGGRGKAGGIKFVENTIDAIAAAQTIFNLPIMGEYPEVLLAEAKYDANQEFYLAVAIDPSARRPVLLGSQHGGVQLEASLEKMQQVMVDQEFSPFYARRLALKMGLQGALIQSISAVVEKMYRLFVQKDLDLVEINPLGISIKGEVMALDGKVTANDDALHRHPDLAQLAVKRSQRMKETAAQSAGQYRRFAKLPFLIEMEGNIGILCNGAGLTMTTLDLVHQAGGKPANLLNIGRDFYSDRMPAALPERIEQGLELILRDKSARVVLVNLLGNIVSCDEIAQTITTYMQNKNWAGRIPRLIVRLVGPDFETAKERLAAQQITLTESLDEAIAQVVSSSRSNAKQA, encoded by the coding sequence ATGGATTTGCTAGAGTACCAAGCGAAGGAATTATTTCGGGAGATGGGCATCCCTGTGCTGTCCTCCCAACGGATTGACCACCCCAAGGATCTGAAGGGCCTGAAAATTCCTTATCCTGTTGTGCTCAAGTCGCAAGTGCGGGCTGGCGGACGGGGCAAAGCTGGGGGCATCAAGTTCGTGGAAAACACCATTGATGCGATCGCGGCGGCTCAGACCATCTTTAACCTGCCAATCATGGGGGAATACCCTGAAGTTCTGCTGGCCGAAGCTAAATATGACGCTAATCAAGAATTTTATCTAGCAGTCGCCATTGATCCCTCCGCTCGCCGTCCGGTGCTGCTGGGCTCTCAGCATGGCGGGGTGCAACTGGAAGCATCCCTGGAGAAAATGCAGCAGGTGATGGTCGATCAAGAATTCTCGCCGTTCTATGCTCGTCGCTTAGCGCTGAAGATGGGACTCCAGGGAGCACTGATTCAATCAATTAGTGCCGTAGTCGAGAAAATGTACCGGCTGTTTGTCCAGAAAGATTTAGATTTGGTAGAAATCAATCCGTTGGGAATCAGCATTAAAGGCGAGGTCATGGCCCTAGATGGCAAAGTCACGGCCAATGATGATGCTCTGCATCGCCATCCCGATCTAGCTCAGCTAGCCGTCAAACGCAGTCAGCGCATGAAGGAGACAGCGGCGCAGTCAGCGGGCCAGTACCGTCGCTTTGCCAAGCTGCCTTTCTTGATCGAGATGGAGGGTAATATTGGCATTCTCTGCAATGGCGCAGGTCTGACCATGACGACTCTAGACTTGGTGCATCAAGCGGGAGGTAAGCCCGCCAATTTACTCAACATTGGTCGAGATTTCTATAGCGATCGCATGCCCGCCGCTTTGCCAGAACGCATCGAGCAAGGATTAGAGCTGATCCTCCGAGACAAAAGCGCCAGAGTAGTTTTGGTCAATCTACTAGGCAATATTGTTTCCTGTGACGAAATTGCTCAAACCATCACGACCTACATGCAAAATAAAAACTGGGCGGGGCGGATACCACGGTTGATTGTGCGCTTGGTTGGGCCAGATTTTGAAACTGCGAAAGAACGATTGGCCGCTCAACAAATTACCCTCACAGAGAGCCTAGACGAGGCGATCGCTCAGGTCGTCTCCTCATCTAGGTCTAATGCTAAACAAGCCTAA
- a CDS encoding GNAT family N-acetyltransferase: MSDERTSSERLLDSANFSIRVAQLTDLGGLADVLADSFHPRSGLMHWLYPLLRLGIYEDLRNRLRSAVPDYVCLVAVQTSTEQDLSASAPSDALMGTVEMALRPAHLFQFHQTKYLYLSNLAVRSEYRRQGVAHHLLTACESIALSWGFQDIYLHVLENNHQARRLYLKTGYKLQQADPGWSAWLLRQPRRLFLHKRLTPMSAAQLT, from the coding sequence ATGTCTGATGAGCGAACCTCTTCTGAACGACTACTAGACTCGGCCAACTTCAGCATTCGTGTGGCTCAGTTGACAGATTTAGGTGGTCTAGCTGACGTTCTGGCCGATAGTTTCCATCCTCGGTCTGGCCTTATGCATTGGTTGTACCCGCTGCTCCGCCTAGGCATTTATGAAGATTTGCGGAATCGCCTCCGGTCTGCAGTTCCGGATTATGTTTGTCTAGTGGCTGTGCAAACTTCGACCGAGCAGGACTTGTCCGCTTCAGCGCCGAGTGATGCCTTAATGGGAACGGTGGAGATGGCGCTACGCCCTGCGCACCTGTTCCAGTTTCATCAAACTAAATATCTCTATCTTTCCAATTTAGCGGTTCGCTCAGAGTACCGTCGGCAAGGGGTGGCTCATCACTTGTTAACTGCTTGTGAGAGCATTGCCCTGAGTTGGGGCTTTCAAGATATTTATCTCCATGTTTTGGAAAATAATCATCAAGCCAGACGGCTTTATCTCAAAACAGGCTACAAACTGCAACAAGCCGATCCAGGTTGGAGTGCTTGGTTACTAAGGCAGCCACGACGCCTGTTTTTACACAAGCGCCTGACCCCTATGTCAGCAGCACAGCTCACATAG
- a CDS encoding CoA-binding protein has product MNFNPDSKVLVQGITEPLGKLYTPLMKAYGTNIVAGISPGYGGQQLEDIPIFNMVEQALPTVGPVDTTILFVSPYLILDAALEAIAAGIRQIIIVTEGMPPLDMVHLTRKAEATDTLIVGPNCPGIIVPGQNVLLGTHPAEFYTPGPVGLISRSGTLTYEIALELTRSGLGQSIGVGIGGDSIVGSSFPQWLQSLDEDDTTEVIVLVGEIGGDSEEVAARYIAEVIDKPVIAYLAGRTVPKGKHMGHAGAIIAAQVAELGTEIGTAESKIAAFKRANIPVAERPSQIPALVKKALH; this is encoded by the coding sequence ATGAACTTTAATCCAGACAGCAAAGTCCTGGTTCAAGGCATTACAGAACCACTGGGCAAGCTATACACCCCTCTGATGAAGGCTTACGGCACCAACATTGTGGCGGGAATCAGCCCTGGCTATGGCGGACAGCAGCTTGAGGACATCCCCATTTTTAATATGGTGGAGCAGGCGCTACCCACAGTCGGACCAGTCGATACCACCATTTTGTTTGTCTCGCCCTATCTCATCCTAGACGCAGCTCTAGAAGCGATCGCTGCTGGCATTCGACAGATCATTATTGTGACTGAGGGGATGCCACCCTTAGATATGGTGCATTTGACTCGCAAGGCAGAAGCGACAGACACTCTGATTGTTGGCCCGAATTGCCCTGGCATTATCGTACCGGGGCAGAATGTGTTGCTGGGAACTCACCCAGCGGAATTCTACACCCCTGGGCCAGTCGGTCTGATTAGTCGCAGCGGCACGCTCACTTATGAAATTGCCTTAGAACTCACACGCTCAGGCTTAGGGCAATCCATTGGCGTGGGTATTGGAGGAGATAGCATTGTCGGCTCCTCGTTCCCCCAATGGTTGCAAAGCTTGGACGAGGACGACACGACCGAAGTCATTGTCTTGGTGGGAGAGATTGGGGGAGACAGCGAGGAAGTTGCCGCTCGTTATATTGCGGAAGTGATTGACAAACCAGTGATTGCTTACCTTGCGGGCCGCACCGTTCCTAAGGGCAAACACATGGGACATGCGGGAGCGATTATTGCAGCCCAAGTAGCTGAGTTGGGCACCGAAATCGGGACGGCTGAGAGTAAGATTGCCGCCTTTAAGCGGGCCAATATTCCTGTTGCAGAGCGCCCTTCTCAAATTCCAGCTTTGGTAAAAAAGGCGCTCCACTAG